The region CATAGCACCAAAGAAAATTGCAGCCATTGCTATTAGAGCTGTCTCGGGCTTTAACACAAATGTTAGTGGCAAAAGCAAAGCTATACCCGTGGCTGGTCCAAGGCCAGGAACCATCCCCAGAATAGTACCAAGAACACTTCCAATGGTTATCCAAAGCATATTTGATGGTCTTAAAACAACTTCAAGTCCATATATTAAGTGTTGCAACGCCTCCATTCAGATCACCACCTATGGCAAGCTGATCATGAAAATTTTTTCAAACACATACCATATACCAAACGTGTATGAAATTGCAACGATAATATTTATCAACCATTTCTTATACCCGTTGAGTAAAAACAACAAACCCACCAAAAACAGCATTGTTGATGCCACAAACCCAATTATTTTGAACAACATAGCATAAGCAAAGCAGGCACATAGAATCGTAAGTATCATAAAATAACTTCTTTTTGGTACCTCTTTCCTTACTTTACTGCCCTCTGTTCTAATAAGCATTAAAAACCCTAAAACACTCATTAAAATCCCCAGACCTATGGGAAAATAAAGCGGGCTCATAGGATTTCCCACCGGTGCTCTTGGCAACCCCAATGTTGTGATTATGTACATGACTCCAAAACTTAAAACCACTATAGCCAATATTTTTTCAGAACTTTGTTTCATAATAGACCCTCCAGATTCCTGCAGGGAGAACCCTGCAGGATTAAACTATTCTTTGTACAAACCGAT is a window of Pseudothermotoga elfii DSM 9442 = NBRC 107921 DNA encoding:
- a CDS encoding tripartite tricarboxylate transporter TctB family protein, whose amino-acid sequence is MKQSSEKILAIVVLSFGVMYIITTLGLPRAPVGNPMSPLYFPIGLGILMSVLGFLMLIRTEGSKVRKEVPKRSYFMILTILCACFAYAMLFKIIGFVASTMLFLVGLLFLLNGYKKWLINIIVAISYTFGIWYVFEKIFMISLP